The genomic segment ctTATGGTTAGACTTCAGAAGCATCCATTTTACATTAATATCTTTAGAATAACAATAATCTTctgaatttttaaaattgcTATGATAAACACTAAGTAATCCTTTCGTTTTATAATATACCATATTTCTATTTATGTGTACctgtttcttctttttcgATATGTCATCATTATTGGTATTTTCGGTATTATTATTGGTTCCAGCATCATAGGATTCATCACTTTgaaaattatcatcatcctcatcaaaattttcataatcatcttcatcaaaatagtcatcatcatcatcaaaattttcatcatcatcatcaaaaTTGTCATCACCATCATCAtcagaattattattaccatggTAACTTCCAtctttatcattaatatcaCCTTCTAAAATACTTTCCTCTTCAAGAGCATcattttttgatttattagctttatttatattacctTCCCCATTTTTTGGTTTTTTCCTCTTTACATCGCTATTCGTcgtatcatatatattgtcTACAAATGTTTCACATTTCGATTTAAGAGGTGGAACATATGACTCATAATGCAAAATAAATACAACATTAGTATAGGATATAGCTAAAATTGAATAAGCCTTATTCACTTTGATTATGATATTGTTATGAATATCTTCTTCTATtgatttcttttttgtttttaaaggTACAACTGATTTAAAATAATGCAATAAATCTATAGTTGCTATATTGTATGATGTAAGAATAtcaaaaatgtataatttgTTATGATAGATAGTATAAACACAATgatcattttcatttatatctataggatataaataagaagatatatttttattcatcttcttcttattaatatcatCTACTGTTTTTTCATCTTCCTCTACATTACTAACATAATGAACAAAGGCACATTCGGGATATGGTTTTAATGATTTCTTTGAAGGTAATTTTGGTAATAAgtcttctttatttatatgcaaTACATTTTTCAATGTTCgtgaacataaatatatatctaaacATCTTTgatataaatcaaaatatgtctttttataatattcaatatttctaatatttttaaaattttgagGAATAAAtgcatctttattatttttcaaaagttttcttttttcagaTGAACTTAACATTAATTCAGGTGGTGGATTGTAACTATATTTATGTCCAGGTAATATATGTGGTAAACTAATCTCattgatattattaaattcatcatatattctattattccataaatcatatatataatcttcATCATTCTCTTTCTTATCTTTATATCGTTCTGGATACTTTTCTTTATTCCTTAAgtaattcattatttttgatattttctttctttcatGTACCGAGCCATTCTCTTCATTCTTCTTTTGATTTATAATACCAGAAggatataatttatattcttccttatcattttcatatatataattagcATCGTTCAAAATAGTTGCAACTTTATTTTCCCTTATACTCTTAATTATTTGAAGATCTGCATCTGTTAATTGAACAACACGATTATTTTTaacatcttttatttttctccAATGATTTTCATCTCTTTGAGAGTTTAGAAAATCATCAATCAAATTTTCATCGCTTTTGTAGATTTTCTTTCCTTCAATATCATAacctgaaaaaaaaaaaaaaaaaaaaaaaatgttcacatatgtatatataatatacattattctttacatataataactcttcgttcatatatataatatatcttatcttttatatgataaaatttcctatttttcttttttttttcttaccaATGATATCAAAGTCCTCATAATGCTTAAGATCAAAATTTCCAAgcgtatttatattatactcATCATCACTTTCATCAATTtcttcattaatatatatattactattatcacCTGCCCCTGTAATTACATCATGAATTTCACTGCTAACAACTGTATCTTCATAATCCGTAtctttagttttttttttatccttctttatattttttttattttttttcttaaatgtttctataaaatcattttcatctttctcattatttgaattattcGTACTATTAATCaagtttttcattttttctaattttttttttttcttcatctttttcatattcttcattttcttactatctttcttctttttgCTTTTCTCAGTCATCTTTTCAAAACTTTTCATTTCTTGGTTTCCTTCCTTTTCCTCATCAAATTCTCCAGCTACTTTAGTTACGTCATTTTCTAATAATTCATCTTTGTCATAATTCAattttttaactttttttttatctccatccttattttgttctttattctttccttcattattttttgtatttatttcgCCATTTtgattcattatataattagtatattatattatatatatatatatatatatatatatatgttatttgttataaattttaattattctcacaaatttataaacatataatatctGCTTTGTGCAtttgtttcttttataattatattattcttactgatataataataaggtaaaaaaaaaaaaaaaaaaaatattaattttctataaatataaaaaaaaatatattatatatatatatatatattattatattatatttattttatttgctcttctaaaaattattcattcatatatTCCCTagttcttttattattttaaaatattaaagaatcaacgtcattttgtttttaaaatatatatagaaataaatataaaatatacaaaagaatggaaaaaaaaaatatatatatatatatataatatatatttatatgtattaatttaatataaatataattcttgggtatttatatatatatataataataataagaattatttacatatacaataaatgttattatatatatatattaatattagagGTTCATATGGAGCAAGTAAtacataaagaaaaaaaaaaaaaaaaaaattacaatctatattattatattgctatatatgtataatggatgcatattttatttatatatatataaggttattgggaaaaaaaaaaaaaaaagttttaaatttattcttTAAAATTCTATAAATGGATAAtcgtaataaaatatataatattatatacttattatattgatgttttttttttttttttttttcttttttcctttcttttcctttctttcttttgtatatatataattacaaaatggaaaaatgattttaagaaggataaaaataaacgcaaaataaaatatatatttatttattacaataATGTTGTAAAAAAacttattcttattttttaatatttatatttcaaacTATAACTGTATTTATAACagtttaaagaaaaaaaaaaaaaaaaaaaaaaaaatagaaggatcatcataaaataatatatatatatatatatatatatatatatttatttatttatttatgtttatattattcaattttgttatatatttattttaatgggatttttttttttttttttttttcaataaaaagaaaattaattatatatataacagtATAAAGAAtgtatttcttcttttattattgaagaaaaaaagtttacttaaaaaaaaaaaaaaaaatatacatatataatatatatatatatatatatatatatatataaaggacaaatttttttttttttttttatattcaagATAACGAAAATATACTTAATACAGATATAACAAAAggaatataacattttttcctttttatttttgtagtactacatatacatatctgtataagatattataattataataatgaatgtAATTGACGATCAGGCTATCGATAAACACAAAGTGTTTGTACGAAATATCAAAGAAAGTGATGTACCTTTAATAACAAAAGAGTTTGAAAGAATATGTAATaagcatttttttttttctaacaaTAGTTACACCTCGAAAAATGCTATATGTCATTTTAAAAGTGCAAAGGATGCAGAAGATTTTATatctaaatataataatataaaattatgtaatagttatataaaaagtgaATATGcgttaaagaaaaaatatgaagataaaaaattaatatccATTGTATATAATcggaaaaaaattaaatatgataattcacttaaaatatatacagatTGTAATGTAGATaatattgtaatattaaattttttaaaaactctttatgttaataatacaaatttaatatatccatTAGTAGAACAGTATACTAAATCTGAATCTAATagtaatgtatataataatataaatagtagtacttataaaaataatgataaaataggggataataataattccaACAAATTTATTGATGACATTGAAATTGTTtcagataaaaaaaatataaaatttgaagatattattataaatatagaaaaagaaatgaaacaTTCCAGaaacaatgaaaaaaataaaaataataatacacgtTTGATAGACAAAAATGCTtctaagaaaataaaaattgtgtATGTTATTGAATttcttaatataaaaattgctAAGATGTTTTTTACATTAATAAACAAAACGGTATTTCAAAATTTTCTAAAAGatcaaaatgtaaaaaatacacatgataaaaataataacaacaacaacaataataataataacaaaaacaacaacaataataataataacaaaaacaacaacaataataataataatgataatatatattttagataCTTTTTTCATGAATTATgtcaaacaaaaaaaaacgatAAAAAAGTTATTCTTCAAAATCTAAGTAGATCTTGTCATGTAGAAAATATACAGaaattatttaaacatataGAACCAAAtgctaaaatatttttcccaaagaaaaataataaaaaacaagGCTATGCCATAGTCTCTTTTGCTTCATTATATAATGCACAAAAAGCTTTACAActaaacaaaacaaaattatGTGGGAATATAATAACCATCCAAACgataaacaataataatgataaaagtaTTGGGAAGGAGGAAGAACATAATAAGTATATTAAGGAAAATGAGGTCAATGTAAAAAGGGAACACGAAGAGGAAAAATATAGCAAATAtgcaataaaaaataaaaatgatgataatgaaggtgatgataatgaaggtgatgatgatgaaggtgatgatgataatgaaggtgatgatgataatgaaggtgatgatgatgaaggtgatgatgatgaaggtgatgatgatgaaggtGATGACGATAATGAAGGTGATGACGATAATGAAGGTGATGACGATAATGAAGGTGATGACGATAATGAaggtgatgataataatgacgatagtgataataatgacgatagtgataataatgacgatagtgataataatgaccatagtgataataatgaccatagtgattataatgatgataatggtTTAGATAAAAGTTTTGAAAAAATCAataattttcaaaaaaaaaataatgatgatattataAGACCAAATGAtgagaaacaaaaaaaaaaaaaaaacctgaACGATGTTGAAGAAGGAAAAACTTTATTTATTACGAACATTCCTCCAGAAACTACAGATGATGAAATTAGAaactatattataaataatataaataaagattatatatatataaaaacatgtcagagtaataataaaaatctaTCAGTCTTTgtcaaattaaaatataaacaggATGCTGATACTTTTCTAAAGAAAATTGGAGAATAtgaatatgatgaaaataatgatgaaaatgataatacaaataatgatgaaaataataatgataattcaattagtgatgatgaagaaaatattattgacAAATTTTACAAGAACaagaaaaataagaaagaaaaaatgaaaaaaattttattaaaagaaaataaaaataagcaCAATATAAATTCAGAAAttctcttttttaaaaatacttATTTAATGATTAAAAGAGCAGTGAATAGAGATTTAatcaaagaaaaaagaaaaaattatataaaatcaaCAGATCAAGAAAACGaaaacaatttaaaaaaaaaaacaaaacaaaataatatacacctaattaatgataataatgtaaataatgaaaacttaagtgaaaatattattaaaagaaataataatttaatggagaaaaaaaaagaacttttgaaaaataaaaatttctttATAAATCCATGTAGAATATACATAAGAAACTATCCAGCCGTGTTAGAACAAAATACATTTAGACAACTTATAACCAAATATTTTACACCTATAATtatgaagaaatataatatgaaaaaaaaagaggccTTTAAAAAAGCTTcacaaataattaaaaaaattaaaataatcaaaGACACTGATACAACAAATTCAAAGGATTTAAATCTTTCAAAGGAAAAATCGtccaaattaaaaaataaaaatataatactcAATACAAACAGtaacaacaataatgtaGCTAgtaaaaatgttaaaaattatatatgttttgtaGATATTAATAAACATGAAAAcgcaaaaaaaatgatacaactattacaaaataaaaatatatatgaactaatcaatgaaattatttataaaaaaaagtttcaaactattaaaaaaaacaaaaatataatttatgtagATTATTGTATTGAAGATATAAGaatgatacatataaaaaaaataaaagaagaaaaattctTAAATCATGTAAAACAACAAAATCtagacaaaaatataaataataaaattattgataagaaaaaaaaaaataaaaaaaaaaataaagtaagtAGAGGTAAAAGAcagagagaaaaaaaaagattattaaaaatgaaaaatgaatgtactaatatattaaatgtaatCAACAACGCTACATTGACGAAACAAATAATTAATCAAGAGAATAATACGAAAAATGAGATAACAGATAAAAAGGATAAAGATAAACATACCAAGCTGAAGAAATTAAACAAAACTAATAAGTCcatagatgaaaaaaaagaaaacaaaacaaaaaaaaatgtcataaataagaaaaagccCGATAAACAAAAGGAAGCTAAagcaaaaaagaaaactaaAAAGGATGATGTGGTAAGCAAAAATTggaaaaaatgttttaaatacatttaaaatttatatttacataataattatatatttatataatattcattatttttttttttttttttttttttttttgcagaAATTAATTAGGAAGGATGTATTAAATTTTCTTAATAAGATCAATAAatagaatattaaaaaattacaagCATGCttgttaaaattttttttttttaataccttaattttttttttatttacacaattatatatatatatatatatatatatgtatgtatataatatgttatgcatatatcaaatatatacatatattaaaaattttctctgtttgtttcttttttctttttctttttctttttctttttctttttctttttttttttttttttttcataatttgtATTAAACTCTATGAAGTTAATCTTTACCAATTCAATTATTATacgatataataaatttcacATTTGAAACATAGAAACGAAAGATTGTAAAATTGTTACTACACTATACTAtactgtatatatatatatatatatatatatatatatgttatattacttttaaaaatatattataaaaaaaaatttaactatatattttatatgtttattccTTGATATTCTCATAAGGTTTACATGtcttaattaaataatatatccaatattttaaatgcatataaaattatatgtcctatatatattcttacaGTTTGTCTGAGTAGTACATAAATACTTGAAAGGAATACATTCCAAAACAAGTTCATGTTTCACGTACGATTTTATCTGTTCTTTATATATGTcacatatgttatatatatatatagcatttttaattaattatatattaatgtgaAATGgtcttaaaaaataaaataattattatttcacaaaggtttttatttatataaatatatatattcttattaattttataaagggaacaaaatatataagttgtgtaaaacaataatatttacaacttttacaaaattataataattctgagatatatataaataaaattaaaatattattttttttaagatatatatatatatatatatatattttttttcaacatttttattgggataacaaataaaaaattaatagatTACATGCCATATGAATCCGAtccaaatattaaaaaaaaaaaaaaaaaaaaagaatattttgtttttatctttttttatgtcaatttataataattcaagAATGTGAGTATTTCctcttatataaatatatataaagtttctatttatatattatataaatatttatttaaaattatatttttttgaagcCAATTTAaatctttctttttctttaacattctgttttttttttctttttttttttttttctttcttgtgcttatttttaatattatatttttaattcttccatattagtaaaaaaaaaaaaaaaaaaaaaaaaaagaaatatgttAAATGTTATAAATTATGGAAGATAATAATCTAAATAACGTtcttaaaaatgatgaagtCCCAGCAAAATGTAAGAACAAATATAAGGGActcttaaaatataaatattatatgtatatatatatatatatagttatatgTAGTTCAAacaattgatatatatatatatatatatatatatatatatataatattacctcttcaataattttatattttcataattttttctatcatttttaatttttcttaataGCTGTAGAAGGCTGGATAATTATCATAACAAATATACACGGCGAAGCCAGAGATGATTACATAAAAGAAGTTTTTGAAAGGTTTggacaaataaaaaatttacatttaaatataGATAGAAGAACAGGTTTTCTAAAAGGATATGCATTTCTtgaatatgaaaattttgtAGACGCAAAAAGAGCAATAGATggtaaaaagaaattttttagtacatatatatgtttatataaatatttatgtatatatattctatatgaatgaataaatatatatttgaatttattattcgtatatatatatatatatatatatattcatatgttattttttaatatttttagaaaTGGATGGTACTATGCTACTAAATCAGGAGATACATGTAGACTGGGCTTTTGTGCaagaaaaaagtaaaacGTGATAAAGGTAATTAGGATTaattaggaaaaaaaaaaatatatatatatatatatttatttatttttataatataattatctcAACTTGTTATTGTCCATATTATgtct from the Plasmodium falciparum 3D7 genome assembly, chromosome: 14 genome contains:
- a CDS encoding RNA-binding protein 8A, putative, whose product is MEDNNLNNVLKNDEVPAKSVEGWIIIITNIHGEARDDYIKEVFERFGQIKNLHLNIDRRTGFLKGYAFLEYENFVDAKRAIDEMDGTMLLNQEIHVDWAFVQEKSKT
- a CDS encoding RNA-binding protein, putative encodes the protein MNVIDDQAIDKHKVFVRNIKESDVPLITKEFERICNKHFFFSNNSYTSKNAICHFKSAKDAEDFISKYNNIKLCNSYIKSEYALKKKYEDKKLISIVYNRKKIKYDNSLKIYTDCNVDNIVILNFLKTLYVNNTNLIYPLVEQYTKSESNSNVYNNINSSTYKNNDKIGDNNNSNKFIDDIEIVSDKKNIKFEDIIINIEKEMKHSRNNEKNKNNNTRLIDKNASKKIKIVYVIEFLNIKIAKMFFTLINKTVFQNFLKDQNVKNTHDKNNNNNNNNNNNKNNNNNNNNKNNNNNNNNDNIYFRYFFHELCQTKKNDKKVILQNLSRSCHVENIQKLFKHIEPNAKIFFPKKNNKKQGYAIVSFASLYNAQKALQLNKTKLCGNIITIQTINNNNDKSIGKEEEHNKYIKENEVNVKREHEEEKYSKYAIKNKNDDNEGDDNEGDDDEGDDDNEGDDDNEGDDDEGDDDEGDDDEGDDDNEGDDDNEGDDDNEGDDDNEGDDNNDDSDNNDDSDNNDDSDNNDHSDNNDHSDYNDDNGLDKSFEKINNFQKKNNDDIIRPNDEKQKKKKNLNDVEEGKTLFITNIPPETTDDEIRNYIINNINKDYIYIKTCQSNNKNLSVFVKLKYKQDADTFLKKIGEYEYDENNDENDNTNNDENNNDNSISDDEENIIDKFYKNKKNKKEKMKKILLKENKNKHNINSEILFFKNTYLMIKRAVNRDLIKEKRKNYIKSTDQENENNLKKKTKQNNIHLINDNNVNNENLSENIIKRNNNLMEKKKELLKNKNFFINPCRIYIRNYPAVLEQNTFRQLITKYFTPIIMKKYNMKKKEAFKKASQIIKKIKIIKDTDTTNSKDLNLSKEKSSKLKNKNIILNTNSNNNNVASKNVKNYICFVDINKHENAKKMIQLLQNKNIYELINEIIYKKKFQTIKKNKNIIYVDYCIEDIRMIHIKKIKEEKFLNHVKQQNLDKNINNKIIDKKKKNKKKNKVSRGKRQREKKRLLKMKNECTNILNVINNATLTKQIINQENNTKNEITDKKDKDKHTKLKKLNKTNKSIDEKKENKTKKNVINKKKPDKQKEAKAKKKTKKDDVKLIRKDVLNFLNKINK
- a CDS encoding ribosome biogenesis protein BOP1, putative — its product is MNQNGEINTKNNEGKNKEQNKDGDKKKVKKLNYDKDELLENDVTKVAGEFDEEKEGNQEMKSFEKMTEKSKKKKDSKKMKNMKKMKKKKKLEKMKNLINSTNNSNNEKDENDFIETFKKKNKKNIKKDKKKTKDTDYEDTVVSSEIHDVITGAGDNSNIYINEEIDESDDEYNINTLGNFDLKHYEDFDIIGYDIEGKKIYKSDENLIDDFLNSQRDENHWRKIKDVKNNRVVQLTDADLQIIKSIRENKVATILNDANYIYENDKEEYKLYPSGIINQKKNEENGSVHERKKISKIMNYLRNKEKYPERYKDKKENDEDYIYDLWNNRIYDEFNNINEISLPHILPGHKYSYNPPPELMLSSSEKRKLLKNNKDAFIPQNFKNIRNIEYYKKTYFDLYQRCLDIYLCSRTLKNVLHINKEDLLPKLPSKKSLKPYPECAFVHYVSNVEEDEKTVDDINKKKMNKNISSYLYPIDINENDHCVYTIYHNKLYIFDILTSYNIATIDLLHYFKSVVPLKTKKKSIEEDIHNNIIIKVNKAYSILAISYTNVVFILHYESYVPPLKSKCETFVDNIYDTTNSDVKRKKPKNGEGNINKANKSKNDALEEESILEGDINDKDGSYHGNNNSDDDGDDNFDDDDENFDDDDDYFDEDDYENFDEDDDNFQSDESYDAGTNNNTENTNNDDISKKKKQVHINRNMVYYKTKGLLSVYHSNFKNSEDYCYSKDINVKWMLLKSNHKKIKYCVAIKHEGEIKDISWNNNGNYLSVTCMRNIGQYNDCYLHHMKTMKSIKLIKKYKHKRGNIISTMFFPRSPYFMVAFENNITIYNLKATNKKERIFKKLRGVQHITSMDVHTNESYILVSDSLGNVFIFDLDLSCNPYKKFHLQECPLKKVQFHKSYNLFYSLGDNGKINLFYSKFFQDYITNPVLLPIKEISNESKIVDMVWSEKKPWFFTYTQNNFSVLYT